The following are from one region of the Nicotiana tabacum cultivar K326 chromosome 3, ASM71507v2, whole genome shotgun sequence genome:
- the LOC107796457 gene encoding strigolactones hydrolase CXE15, with translation MVHEKQVIEEVSGWLRVFEDGSVDRTWTGPPEVKFMAEPVPPHDYFIDGVAVKDVVADEKSGSRLRIYLPERNDNSASKLPVILHFQGGGFCVSHADWFMYYTVYTRLARAAKAIIVSVFLPLAPEHRLPAACDAGFAALLWLRDLSRQQGHEPWLNDYADFNRVFLIGDSSGGNIVHQVAVKAGEENLSPMRLAGAIPIHPGFVRSYRSKSELEQEQTPFLTLDMVDKFLGLALPVGSNKDHQITCPMGEAAPAVEELKLPPYLYCVAEKDLIKDTEMEFYEAMKKGEKDVELFINNGVGHSFYLNKIAVRMDPVTGSETEKLYEAVAEFINKH, from the coding sequence atgGTTCATGAAAAGCAAGTGATAGAGGAAGTATCCGGCTGGCTTAGAGTTTTCGAAGACGGTTCAGTAGACCGGACTTGGACCGGTCCACCCGAAGTCAAATTCATGGCCGAGCCAGTCCCACCCCATGACTACTTCATCGACGGCGTTGCCGTCAAAGATGTAGTCGCCGACGAAAAATCCGGCAGCCGTCTCCGCATCTACTTACCTGAACGAAACGACAATTCCGCCAGCAAGCTTCCCGTCATTCTTCACTTCCAAGGCGGCGGCTTTTGTGTCAGCCATGCTGATTGGTTCATGTACTACACTGTCTACACGCGCCTAGCGCGCGCGGCCAAAGCTATCATTGTCTCCGTCTTCCTCCCCCTCGCGCCGGAGCACCGCCTCCCAGCTGCCTGCGATGCCGGTTTCGCCGCTCTCCTCTGGCTCCGGGACCTCTCCCGGCAGCAAGGACACGAGCCCTGGCTCAACGATTACGCAGATTTCAACCGAGTATTCCTCATCGGAGACAGCTCCGGCGGGAACATAGTCCACCAAGTTGCCGTCAAAGCCGGCGAGGAAAACTTATCTCCAATGCGACTGGCCGGCGCAATTCCGATCCATCCAGGTTTCGTGCGGTCCTATCGGAGCAAATCGGAGCTAGAACAAGAGCAAACCCCGTTTTTAACATTAGATATGGTGGATAAATTTCTAGGGTTAGCTTTACCAGTAGGGAGCAACAAGGATCATCAAATAACATGTCCGATGGGAGAGGCGGCGCCGGCAGTGGAGGAGCTTAAATTACCGCCTTATTTGTACTGTGTGGCGGAGAAAGATCTGATAAAGGACACTGAAATGGAGTTTTACGAAGCTATGAAAAAGGGGGAAAAGGATGTAGAGCTGTTTATTAACAATGGAGTGGGACATAGCTTTTATCTTAACAAAATTGCTGTTAGAATGGACCCTGTAACTGGTTCTGAAACTGAAAAACTTTATGAAGCCGTTGCAGAGTTCATCAACAAGcattaa